In Nitrospirota bacterium, a genomic segment contains:
- a CDS encoding ABC transporter substrate-binding protein, with the protein MKKTVIYCLVLICSVLYIGAGAATAAEKTIGVIMTGNIPYYKEMHKAFTEGLAAEGMGKVEVVLQTPTPEPMSWSNAARKLISVGADLIVTYGAPATLTVMGETSEIPIVFAGVYDPQALGIMGKNATGVSSKVPVASLVKNLKGISNFTTLGVVFSESEKDTVLQANDVKQLEASFGFKSSRFSVKKPDDIAKIANVDALFLTTGCAAMHCVNNIIGVARKAKIPTGTTIGGGESSGIILTLSANPQEQGKEAAKIASRVFKGAKPSSVPFEAPKKIDLIVNLKEATDMGLKIPFDLLTTATRVIK; encoded by the coding sequence ATGAAAAAAACAGTCATATATTGCCTCGTTCTTATCTGTTCAGTGCTGTACATTGGGGCTGGTGCCGCAACTGCTGCTGAAAAAACGATCGGTGTGATCATGACCGGCAACATCCCTTATTACAAGGAGATGCACAAGGCGTTTACCGAAGGGCTTGCTGCCGAGGGTATGGGCAAAGTGGAGGTTGTGCTGCAGACACCCACGCCGGAGCCGATGTCCTGGTCAAATGCTGCACGCAAACTGATCTCGGTCGGGGCTGATCTTATTGTCACGTACGGGGCTCCCGCAACGCTCACGGTAATGGGAGAAACCTCTGAGATCCCGATCGTCTTCGCCGGGGTCTATGACCCTCAGGCATTAGGCATTATGGGCAAGAATGCAACAGGCGTCAGCTCAAAAGTCCCGGTTGCCAGTCTCGTGAAGAACCTTAAGGGTATTTCGAACTTTACAACACTCGGTGTGGTCTTCAGCGAGTCGGAAAAGGACACCGTGCTTCAGGCGAATGATGTAAAACAGCTGGAGGCCTCGTTCGGATTCAAGTCCTCCCGGTTCAGTGTCAAGAAACCTGACGATATTGCAAAGATAGCTAATGTTGACGCTCTTTTTCTGACAACCGGTTGTGCTGCCATGCACTGCGTAAACAATATCATCGGTGTGGCAAGAAAGGCGAAGATCCCGACAGGAACAACCATCGGCGGCGGTGAAAGCAGCGGTATTATCCTGACGCTGTCAGCCAACCCTCAGGAGCAGGGAAAAGAGGCAGCGAAGATAGCTTCCAGGGTGTTCAAGGGTGCAAAGCCTTCCTCTGTGCCTTTTGAAGCGCCGAAAAAGATAGACCTTATTGTAAACCTCAAGGAGGCAACGGACATGGGGCTTAAGATACCTTTTGACCTGCTGACTACTGCTACAAGGGTTATAAAATGA